Proteins encoded in a region of the Desulfovibrio desulfuricans genome:
- a CDS encoding phage tail assembly chaperone — MSCHVLLNAAGEIDMWDAQPFPGSVEVDYEVVRGWDGRLYKAGEEPTRPAEAIFEVLRASRDVRLAATDKYMLADYPISEGYLAQVKAYRATLRALPEQPGAPWDGGGEATPWPDTPDILQTEQSCA; from the coding sequence ATGTCTTGCCATGTGCTGCTCAATGCCGCTGGTGAAATTGACATGTGGGACGCGCAACCATTCCCCGGCAGTGTCGAGGTTGATTATGAGGTAGTGCGCGGCTGGGACGGCAGGCTCTACAAGGCTGGTGAAGAACCGACACGGCCTGCTGAAGCCATCTTTGAAGTTCTGCGCGCCTCCCGTGACGTGCGACTTGCAGCTACGGACAAGTATATGCTGGCCGACTACCCCATCAGCGAGGGATATCTGGCACAGGTCAAGGCGTACAGGGCCACCCTGCGCGCCCTGCCCGAACAGCCCGGTGCGCCGTGGGATGGCGGCGGAGAAGCTACCCCCTGGCCGGATACTCCTGACATTTTGCAGACGGAACAGTCATGCGCATAG
- a CDS encoding major capsid protein: MANSMGLVVSLAEMEQFYRGDKAGQIIELMNKTNDIMDDVLWMESNQSDGHLTRIRTGLPEVYWRRLYQGTPPSKSQWSQVKEGCGILEAIMELDVEELRLYGSRDKAFRMSEGVAFAEAMRQKVAATLFYGNSNLNPDEFNGLAMRYPALDAKNVLDAGGRDEGGCTSLWLVSWGAQSVHGVYPKESNGGLSHEDLKTYMAQDPDGRKYQVVGDKYNWRCGLAVRDWRGIVRIANLPVASLGKRKGQSGFVDMQKLTIEAKNLMPQHLRQKAVWYANADVLTALELQNSDAGNVQLQYGEFFDSKAVPVLHGRPVRQCDAVLSSEGVVA, from the coding sequence ATGGCTAATTCCATGGGTTTGGTGGTGTCCCTGGCCGAAATGGAACAGTTCTACCGTGGCGACAAGGCCGGGCAGATCATCGAACTGATGAACAAAACCAACGACATCATGGACGATGTGCTCTGGATGGAATCCAACCAGAGCGACGGCCACCTCACCCGCATCCGTACAGGACTGCCCGAAGTTTACTGGCGCAGGCTGTATCAGGGCACGCCGCCCTCCAAATCACAGTGGAGCCAGGTAAAGGAAGGCTGCGGCATCCTTGAAGCCATCATGGAGCTGGACGTGGAAGAACTGCGCCTCTACGGCAGCCGCGACAAAGCCTTTCGCATGAGCGAAGGCGTGGCCTTTGCCGAAGCCATGCGCCAGAAGGTGGCTGCAACCCTTTTTTACGGCAACAGCAATCTGAACCCCGACGAGTTTAACGGCCTTGCCATGCGCTACCCCGCGCTGGACGCCAAAAACGTGCTCGATGCGGGCGGGCGCGACGAGGGCGGCTGCACCTCCCTGTGGCTTGTTTCGTGGGGCGCGCAGTCCGTGCACGGCGTCTACCCCAAGGAGAGCAACGGCGGCCTCTCGCACGAAGACCTCAAAACCTACATGGCTCAGGATCCGGACGGCCGCAAATATCAGGTGGTGGGCGACAAGTACAATTGGCGCTGCGGCCTTGCCGTGCGCGACTGGCGCGGCATCGTTCGCATCGCCAACCTGCCTGTGGCCTCGCTTGGCAAGCGCAAGGGGCAGAGCGGCTTTGTGGATATGCAGAAGCTGACCATCGAGGCCAAGAACCTTATGCCCCAGCACCTGCGCCAGAAAGCCGTGTGGTACGCCAATGCCGATGTGCTCACCGCCCTTGAATTGCAGAATTCCGATGCGGGCAACGTGCAGTTGCAGTACGGCGAGTTCTTTGACTCCAAGGCCGTGCCGGTGCTGCATGGTCGCCCTGTGCGCCAGTGTGATGCCGTGCTCTCCAGCGAAGGAGTGGTGGCCTAA
- a CDS encoding portal protein, with amino-acid sequence MTAHIQNSVAPAGQPAPQNTMQSHAQYAVDVQALSRRHDALLRRRAPWDAAWQSLADHFLPTHCRLNPQVDAAEEGPMLNRGLVDATGILAMRTLAAGLQGGLTSPARPWFRLSLDDADLARSRPGQAWLDEVANRMRTVFQRSNFYNAMHTMYGELGTFGTAFVFELADPQHGFRFIPLCAGEYALDCDATRRVDTVFRRSAMTLRQIVQAFGPSALPETLREAARRNPEERRNVIQAVYPRENTQHGLADASRMPVASVYWLEGRDGNRHALKVSGFRSFPGFGPRWDVAGNDVYGRSPAMDALPDCRMLQQMGVTTLKAIHKAVDPPMSVAAGLRSVGLDLTPGGVNYVDSAPGQSPQAATPLLQINPDLATARKAMESVQDQIRKGLYNDLFKLILDGRSGVTASEIAAREEEKLVLVGPVLERLHDELFIPLMDRTFECMRELDMLPPCPPELAGRRLRVEFVSLLAQAQKLVGINAADQYMALTLKASSAWPEALDTLNVDHLLDNYAESLGLPVSLTRSPEERQQLRAARADAAQTQALTEALGKGVDMVRQLSQSPLSGPDGKQGRVLDGITRLLRNALPGGLARAEHTKKAQATGQAEQRDEPKGAKPEEYR; translated from the coding sequence GTGACCGCACACATCCAGAACAGCGTTGCGCCTGCAGGGCAGCCCGCCCCCCAGAATACCATGCAGAGCCATGCGCAATATGCTGTGGACGTACAGGCCCTTTCCCGGCGGCATGATGCCCTGTTGCGGCGTCGTGCCCCCTGGGACGCGGCATGGCAAAGCCTGGCTGATCATTTTTTGCCCACGCACTGCCGCCTGAATCCGCAGGTAGACGCGGCGGAAGAAGGCCCCATGCTCAACCGGGGGCTTGTGGACGCCACCGGCATTCTGGCCATGCGTACGCTGGCGGCTGGCCTTCAGGGCGGGCTCACCAGTCCGGCAAGGCCCTGGTTCCGGCTAAGCCTTGACGATGCCGACCTGGCCCGCAGCCGCCCCGGTCAGGCATGGCTGGACGAAGTCGCCAACCGGATGCGCACCGTGTTCCAGCGGTCAAACTTCTACAATGCCATGCACACCATGTATGGCGAACTGGGCACTTTTGGCACGGCCTTTGTGTTTGAGCTTGCTGATCCACAGCACGGGTTCCGTTTTATCCCCCTTTGCGCGGGGGAATATGCGCTGGACTGCGATGCAACGCGACGGGTGGACACGGTGTTCCGCCGCAGCGCCATGACCCTGCGCCAGATCGTTCAGGCTTTCGGCCCTTCGGCCCTGCCCGAAACCCTGCGCGAGGCGGCGCGCCGCAATCCCGAGGAGCGGCGCAACGTCATTCAGGCTGTGTACCCGCGTGAAAACACGCAGCACGGGCTGGCAGACGCAAGCCGCATGCCCGTAGCTTCCGTCTACTGGCTGGAAGGGCGCGACGGCAACCGCCATGCACTCAAGGTTTCGGGCTTTCGTTCCTTCCCGGGCTTTGGCCCGCGCTGGGATGTGGCGGGCAACGATGTGTACGGGCGCTCGCCCGCCATGGACGCCCTGCCCGACTGCCGCATGCTGCAACAGATGGGCGTCACCACGCTCAAGGCCATCCACAAGGCGGTTGACCCGCCCATGAGCGTGGCTGCGGGCCTGCGCTCCGTTGGGCTTGATCTCACCCCCGGCGGCGTCAACTACGTGGACAGCGCGCCGGGTCAAAGCCCACAGGCGGCAACGCCCCTGTTGCAGATAAACCCCGACCTCGCCACGGCGCGCAAGGCTATGGAGTCGGTTCAGGATCAAATACGCAAAGGACTCTACAACGATCTGTTCAAGCTCATCCTTGACGGCCGCAGCGGCGTGACAGCCAGCGAAATCGCGGCGCGGGAGGAGGAAAAACTGGTGCTTGTTGGCCCTGTGCTGGAGCGCCTGCACGATGAACTGTTCATTCCGCTCATGGATCGCACCTTCGAGTGCATGCGCGAGCTGGACATGCTGCCCCCCTGCCCGCCCGAGCTGGCTGGCCGCCGCCTGCGCGTGGAGTTTGTCTCCCTGCTGGCGCAAGCCCAGAAGCTGGTGGGCATCAATGCGGCAGACCAGTACATGGCCCTGACCCTCAAGGCTTCCAGCGCGTGGCCCGAAGCCCTGGACACCCTCAATGTGGATCACCTGCTTGATAATTATGCGGAAAGTCTGGGCCTGCCCGTGAGCCTCACGCGCTCGCCGGAGGAACGTCAGCAGTTGCGGGCCGCCAGGGCTGATGCCGCCCAGACGCAAGCTCTCACAGAGGCCCTTGGCAAAGGGGTGGATATGGTGCGTCAGCTCTCGCAAAGCCCGCTTTCCGGCCCGGACGGCAAACAGGGCCGCGTGCTGGACGGCATCACGCGTCTGCTGCGCAACGCCCTGCCGGGCGGCCTGGCCCGCGCTGAACATACGAAAAAGGCACAGGCAACAGGACAGGCGGAGCAACGTGACGAACCCAAGGGCGCAAAGCCGGAGGAATATCGTTGA
- a CDS encoding GNAT family N-acetyltransferase: MRFTYAPIVDQHARDAVFERMEAEGLTASAMSSLHKPTLAQWQSITAPDRGVLLGCYGPPPESASVCLSSPAPLLACAMFSPRRGRVWEFDFTTFRQWTRLAVSMAHGGLNWAFANLDCSAVMGICPTPNRHAWRLAEACGFRVLGRLPGACLHTRKKTWVDGVLVLCAPQDLLAIIQQQPTATIQHEENVMGFGGGGTPDVPAVAPVPKQEVEKPVTEAATAARQNQKDKAAKAAGINGSVYTSPLNRVDATRKTLLGQ; this comes from the coding sequence ATGCGCTTTACCTACGCCCCCATTGTGGATCAACACGCCCGCGACGCCGTTTTTGAACGCATGGAAGCCGAAGGCCTGACAGCCAGCGCCATGAGTTCCCTGCATAAGCCCACGCTGGCCCAGTGGCAATCAATCACCGCGCCGGACAGGGGCGTCTTGCTGGGCTGTTACGGCCCGCCGCCGGAGTCCGCCTCTGTTTGCCTGTCCAGCCCGGCCCCATTGCTGGCCTGCGCCATGTTCAGTCCCCGCAGGGGGCGGGTGTGGGAGTTTGATTTCACCACCTTTCGTCAATGGACGCGGCTGGCGGTGTCCATGGCGCACGGGGGCTTGAACTGGGCTTTTGCAAACCTCGACTGCTCCGCAGTTATGGGGATTTGCCCAACCCCCAACCGCCATGCATGGAGGCTGGCCGAAGCCTGCGGATTCCGTGTGCTTGGACGCTTGCCCGGCGCATGCCTGCATACCCGCAAAAAGACATGGGTGGACGGCGTACTGGTGCTCTGCGCACCGCAGGACTTGTTGGCAATCATACAGCAGCAACCAACAGCAACCATTCAACATGAGGAGAACGTCATGGGATTTGGAGGAGGCGGCACGCCTGATGTACCCGCAGTTGCGCCCGTTCCCAAGCAGGAAGTGGAAAAACCCGTAACCGAGGCCGCCACCGCAGCGCGCCAGAACCAGAAAGACAAAGCCGCCAAGGCGGCAGGCATCAACGGTTCAGTGTACACCAGCCCGCTCAACCGCGTCGATGCAACGCGCAAAACCCTGCTGGGGCAGTAG
- a CDS encoding terminase large subunit domain-containing protein, whose product MSQPAPHVIPYCPRPLQWRFHEERTRFCVLLCHRRFGKTVAAVNDLVRQALRVGRHDWRAAYAAPFLGQAKAVAWDYCKQFAGAVPGTRFLESELVCVLPTGGRIRLLGTENAQALRGLYLDDLVLDEPADMPREVWTQVLRPMLADRQGRALFCGTPQGTDNLLYDVWQQAGADEEGIWSRFRFPASETGYLPQQELAAARRGMDEAEYLQEFECSFAAAVRGAYYAPLLDAAEREGRIRPLPHAPELPVHTAWDLGMDDATAIWFFQVEPSGCWRILDYYEASGEGLAHYAQVLAAKARPAETAEATAPNLPDGTIGGRGFVYGTHIAPHDIRVRELGTGLSRWESAAQLGIRFTLAPALSLADGIDALRRQLPRFWFDAAACAHGVKALRAYRRRWKAGSAQGLQAPQAGSGPLHDWASHAADALRYAVTGFRPQQETASGARRARTDYDFFGGH is encoded by the coding sequence ATGTCCCAGCCTGCACCCCACGTCATCCCATACTGCCCTCGCCCTTTGCAGTGGCGCTTTCACGAGGAGCGCACCCGCTTCTGCGTGCTGCTCTGCCACAGGCGCTTCGGCAAAACGGTGGCGGCGGTCAATGATCTGGTGCGTCAGGCCTTGCGCGTGGGCAGGCACGACTGGCGGGCGGCCTATGCCGCGCCCTTTCTGGGGCAGGCCAAGGCGGTCGCCTGGGACTACTGCAAACAGTTTGCCGGGGCCGTGCCCGGCACGCGATTTCTGGAAAGCGAGCTTGTCTGCGTGCTGCCCACCGGGGGCCGCATCCGTCTGCTGGGAACGGAAAACGCGCAAGCCCTGCGCGGCCTGTATCTGGATGATCTGGTGCTGGACGAACCGGCAGACATGCCCCGCGAGGTATGGACGCAGGTGCTGCGCCCCATGCTGGCTGACCGTCAGGGCCGCGCGCTGTTCTGCGGCACGCCTCAAGGTACGGACAACCTGCTCTATGACGTATGGCAGCAGGCAGGCGCGGACGAAGAAGGCATCTGGTCGCGCTTCCGCTTTCCCGCCTCAGAAACCGGCTACCTGCCGCAGCAGGAGTTGGCTGCGGCGCGCCGGGGCATGGACGAGGCCGAGTATCTTCAAGAGTTTGAATGCTCGTTTGCAGCGGCGGTGCGCGGTGCTTATTACGCGCCTCTGCTGGATGCTGCAGAGCGCGAGGGGCGCATCCGCCCCCTGCCCCACGCGCCGGAGCTTCCCGTGCATACAGCCTGGGATCTGGGCATGGATGACGCCACGGCCATCTGGTTTTTTCAGGTGGAGCCATCGGGCTGCTGGCGCATCCTCGACTACTACGAAGCTTCCGGCGAGGGACTGGCGCACTATGCGCAGGTGCTGGCCGCCAAGGCCCGCCCTGCTGAAACAGCGGAAGCCACGGCCCCCAATCTCCCAGATGGAACCATTGGCGGACGCGGATTTGTTTACGGCACCCACATTGCCCCGCACGACATCCGCGTGCGCGAACTGGGCACCGGGTTGAGCCGCTGGGAAAGCGCCGCCCAACTGGGCATACGTTTTACCCTGGCCCCGGCTCTGTCGCTGGCTGACGGCATAGATGCCCTGCGCCGCCAGTTGCCGCGCTTCTGGTTTGATGCGGCAGCCTGCGCCCATGGCGTAAAGGCCCTGCGGGCCTACAGGCGGCGCTGGAAGGCTGGCTCCGCGCAAGGCTTGCAGGCCCCGCAGGCAGGATCCGGCCCCTTGCACGACTGGGCAAGCCACGCGGCAGACGCCCTGCGCTACGCCGTCACGGGCTTTCGCCCGCAGCAGGAAACAGCCTCTGGCGCGCGCCGCGCCCGCACTGACTACGACTTTTTTGGAGGCCACTGA
- a CDS encoding DUF2730 family protein, with translation MMDIFSSTGASLLVLLVQGLFAWALWSLRRAFVRQEDYLLHVQRDTRREVATTRRLSAIEENLRLAPDTADLAGLHNELAALRGEIQALNVRISGLDRLLERLEHSFERQEDRLRLVPQGGAAFACRTGADTAGGCN, from the coding sequence ATGATGGACATTTTTTCTTCCACAGGGGCAAGCCTGCTTGTTCTGCTTGTGCAGGGGCTGTTTGCCTGGGCCTTGTGGAGCCTGCGCCGGGCCTTTGTGCGGCAGGAGGACTACCTGCTGCACGTACAGCGCGATACCCGGCGGGAGGTCGCAACCACCCGCAGGCTCAGCGCCATAGAGGAAAACCTGCGGCTCGCCCCCGATACCGCAGACTTAGCAGGCCTGCACAACGAACTGGCGGCCCTGCGCGGTGAAATTCAGGCGCTCAATGTACGCATTTCTGGTCTGGACAGGTTGCTTGAGCGGCTTGAGCACAGCTTTGAGCGTCAGGAAGACCGCCTTCGCCTTGTGCCTCAGGGTGGTGCGGCCTTCGCGTGCCGCACAGGCGCCGATACTGCGGGGGGCTGCAACTGA
- a CDS encoding glycoside hydrolase family 108 protein, translating into MPNLFDTAHAFTARWEGGLTDHPADPGGLTKYGVSLRWVQDLALQARQECLRQHKSCDGCSAARTPNCTYNGLDLDMDGDVDADDIRACTRQQAAALFKKHFWDALGCAALPLPLAVALYDGAVNMGPARSVRQLQQGMNSVGEAQLDHYRPIAEDGISGPRTAELAEALESSNLQWFAARQILRLRDAFYRDLAARRPSLKVFLEGWRNRVKALAQYLAELEREAN; encoded by the coding sequence ATGCCCAATCTGTTTGATACTGCCCATGCCTTCACCGCCAGATGGGAAGGCGGCCTCACGGACCATCCCGCTGATCCGGGCGGTCTGACCAAGTACGGGGTTTCCCTGCGATGGGTGCAGGATCTTGCCCTGCAGGCCCGGCAGGAATGCCTGCGCCAGCACAAAAGCTGCGATGGCTGCTCTGCTGCTCGTACCCCCAATTGCACGTACAACGGACTTGATCTGGATATGGACGGCGATGTGGACGCTGACGATATCCGCGCCTGCACCCGGCAGCAGGCCGCCGCGCTTTTCAAAAAGCACTTCTGGGATGCCCTTGGCTGCGCCGCTCTGCCCCTGCCACTGGCCGTGGCCCTGTATGATGGCGCGGTCAACATGGGGCCAGCCAGATCCGTGCGCCAGTTGCAGCAGGGCATGAATTCCGTTGGAGAAGCCCAGCTCGACCACTACCGGCCCATTGCCGAGGACGGAATCTCCGGCCCCCGCACTGCAGAGCTGGCTGAAGCGCTGGAATCATCCAACCTCCAGTGGTTTGCCGCCCGGCAGATACTGCGCCTGCGCGATGCCTTTTACCGTGATCTGGCTGCCCGCCGTCCATCCCTCAAAGTGTTTCTTGAAGGCTGGCGCAACAGGGTAAAGGCCCTGGCCCAGTATCTTGCGGAACTTGAGCGGGAGGCAAACTGA
- a CDS encoding Mor transcription activator family protein gives MTNRPIDPTKPDNSQPELTESSAKASTPEGDPRIRRKNNPAWGNSLRMAETEEQWRELINHLPDNARLIWRALNDMKQFWGVLHAFGGQCIRVPRNVPKDRTHPLRKTLGLRCLRKLMATFGGTSLYVPRCTALMTRLRQHEIVKGFSRSTGRGSSSTAAVSSLARRHGISDRRVWQILKKESSVPSQARLLLMLGDSAQISAQKHDNAL, from the coding sequence ATGACCAATAGGCCCATTGACCCGACAAAGCCCGACAACAGTCAACCAGAACTTACCGAATCGTCGGCGAAAGCCTCTACCCCAGAGGGTGATCCGCGTATACGCCGCAAAAATAATCCCGCATGGGGCAATTCCTTGCGTATGGCCGAAACAGAAGAACAATGGCGCGAACTTATCAACCATTTGCCCGACAATGCGCGTCTGATATGGAGGGCCCTGAACGACATGAAACAATTCTGGGGGGTGTTACACGCGTTTGGAGGGCAATGCATACGCGTACCGCGCAATGTGCCCAAGGACAGAACGCATCCGCTGCGCAAAACCCTTGGCCTGCGATGCCTGCGCAAACTCATGGCGACCTTTGGCGGCACAAGCCTTTATGTGCCCCGCTGCACGGCGCTTATGACCCGCCTCAGGCAGCATGAGATCGTCAAAGGTTTTTCACGCAGCACAGGGCGCGGTTCAAGCAGCACGGCTGCGGTGTCCAGCCTGGCCCGCCGCCACGGCATATCTGACCGCCGCGTATGGCAGATTCTGAAAAAAGAAAGTTCCGTCCCCTCACAGGCCAGGCTGCTGCTAATGCTTGGCGATTCCGCGCAAATTTCGGCCCAAAAGCACGATAATGCACTGTAA
- a CDS encoding XRE family transcriptional regulator: protein MKKTQAPLVSAFGARMRQRRENLGLHKQVLADTVGLSLTTIQQYENGQMPKGSHAVRLADALECSLDWLLAGRGDCGNSMVHTPEARLMMVPMAEARLSAGTGSFEAGGEVLRHYAFRWDFLQRKGNPAQMVLLRVSGDSMQPRIVNNDVVLIDQSQREPVPGRIYAVGVEDMVYLKVLDAMPGKLILTSINPDFAPIEADTSEQLGGLVRIIGRAVWVGRELD, encoded by the coding sequence ATGAAGAAAACACAAGCGCCCCTGGTATCAGCTTTTGGAGCGCGTATGCGTCAGCGCAGGGAAAACTTGGGTTTGCACAAGCAGGTACTGGCAGACACGGTGGGTCTGAGCCTGACGACAATTCAGCAGTATGAGAACGGGCAGATGCCCAAGGGCAGCCATGCCGTGCGGCTTGCCGATGCTCTTGAGTGTTCACTGGATTGGCTGTTGGCAGGGCGCGGTGATTGCGGCAATAGTATGGTGCACACGCCTGAAGCGCGGCTTATGATGGTTCCCATGGCCGAGGCCCGGCTCTCTGCCGGGACAGGAAGTTTTGAAGCTGGCGGCGAGGTGCTGCGGCACTATGCGTTCAGGTGGGATTTTTTGCAGCGTAAGGGTAACCCTGCGCAGATGGTGCTGCTGCGCGTTTCTGGCGACAGCATGCAGCCCCGTATTGTGAACAATGACGTGGTGCTGATAGACCAGAGCCAGCGTGAACCGGTGCCGGGGCGCATATACGCTGTGGGCGTGGAGGATATGGTCTATCTCAAGGTGCTGGATGCCATGCCGGGCAAGCTCATACTGACCAGCATCAACCCGGATTTCGCCCCCATAGAGGCTGATACCAGCGAGCAACTGGGGGGTCTGGTGCGTATCATCGGCAGGGCCGTATGGGTAGGGCGGGAGCTGGACTGA
- a CDS encoding NirD/YgiW/YdeI family stress tolerance protein has translation MRYLLVMIMSLMLAAPAFAANTADAPAAPHSARKAKSVTKVAPVDTVAKALAAANKTPVSVTGTIVEPVQGKKNRYVFEDGTGRMTVALGKKAAAAAHIEAQSKVHLTGVMVVKAGKESVMAVRKAEMQQ, from the coding sequence ATGCGTTATCTGCTCGTTATGATCATGTCCCTCATGCTTGCCGCCCCGGCCTTTGCTGCCAACACCGCCGATGCCCCGGCTGCTCCTCACTCTGCCCGCAAGGCCAAGAGCGTGACAAAAGTCGCTCCGGTCGATACGGTAGCCAAAGCTTTGGCCGCTGCCAACAAAACCCCTGTGTCCGTTACCGGCACCATCGTGGAACCTGTGCAGGGCAAGAAAAACCGCTACGTCTTTGAAGACGGTACTGGCCGCATGACCGTGGCCCTTGGCAAAAAGGCCGCCGCTGCCGCGCACATTGAAGCGCAGAGCAAGGTTCATCTGACCGGCGTCATGGTGGTCAAGGCTGGCAAGGAAAGCGTGATGGCCGTACGTAAGGCTGAAATGCAGCAGTAG
- a CDS encoding NirD/YgiW/YdeI family stress tolerance protein, whose translation MQTVRPAPYLFILLLAFSLVLSIESAPVAAGFEGPGVAVTVTRAVDVLGAQDDAPCVLEGHLVEKLPRRKHRYLFEDHSGQVVVEIDNKVFEQLTITPKDKVRLQGHVDWNRKRPNEVEVDSISVMGPISPKDLPETAAPTQKTGPARR comes from the coding sequence ATGCAAACAGTGCGCCCCGCCCCGTATCTTTTTATTCTGCTCCTTGCGTTCAGTCTCGTGCTTTCCATAGAATCAGCCCCGGTCGCAGCGGGTTTTGAAGGGCCTGGCGTTGCTGTCACAGTAACGCGGGCCGTTGACGTGCTGGGCGCGCAGGATGATGCGCCATGCGTTCTTGAGGGGCATTTGGTGGAAAAACTGCCCCGTCGCAAGCACCGCTATCTGTTTGAGGATCACAGTGGTCAGGTCGTTGTGGAAATCGACAACAAGGTTTTCGAGCAACTGACGATCACGCCCAAGGACAAGGTGCGTCTGCAAGGACATGTGGACTGGAACCGCAAGCGCCCCAACGAGGTGGAAGTGGATTCCATATCCGTCATGGGCCCCATATCGCCAAAGGATCTGCCTGAAACAGCGGCTCCGACGCAAAAAACTGGCCCCGCAAGGCGCTGA
- a CDS encoding response regulator transcription factor has translation MAVALLLVEDNEDILANLYAFLEPLGYELDCARNGRTGLAMAIDQHFDCIVLDIMLPGIDGISLCRELRDKHHKLTPIIMLTARDAVADRVQGLEAGADDYLVKPFALKELEARIRALLRRGRMSSGNSADGGAVWTYADLTFNSGEHWAERQGRRLRLSPTGFRILDELMRVAPGLVRREDLEHALWGDDPPEGSALRTHIHELRRELDKPFAESLLHTVPHVGYRLSTDPGDND, from the coding sequence ATGGCCGTTGCCCTTTTGCTTGTGGAGGACAACGAGGATATTCTCGCCAACCTCTATGCCTTTCTGGAACCGCTGGGCTATGAGCTTGACTGCGCGCGCAACGGCAGAACGGGCCTTGCCATGGCGATTGACCAGCACTTTGACTGCATCGTGCTGGACATAATGCTGCCCGGCATTGACGGCATAAGCCTGTGCCGCGAATTGCGCGACAAGCACCACAAACTCACTCCCATCATCATGCTCACAGCCAGGGATGCCGTGGCAGACCGGGTACAGGGGCTTGAAGCCGGGGCTGATGATTACCTCGTCAAACCCTTTGCGCTTAAGGAACTTGAGGCCCGCATACGCGCCCTGCTGCGGCGTGGGCGCATGTCTTCCGGCAATAGCGCCGATGGCGGGGCTGTGTGGACATATGCGGATCTGACATTTAATTCGGGCGAGCACTGGGCCGAGCGGCAGGGCCGCCGCCTGCGCCTGAGCCCCACGGGTTTTCGCATTCTTGATGAACTGATGCGCGTTGCGCCCGGCCTTGTGCGGCGCGAAGACCTGGAGCACGCCCTCTGGGGGGACGACCCGCCGGAAGGCAGCGCCCTGCGCACCCATATTCATGAGCTACGGCGCGAACTGGATAAACCCTTTGCCGAGTCCCTGCTGCACACCGTGCCGCATGTGGGCTATCGTCTGAGTACCGACCCCGGAGACAACGATTGA